One Syntrophaceae bacterium DNA window includes the following coding sequences:
- a CDS encoding branched-chain amino acid ABC transporter permease, with amino-acid sequence MERSPLFCKRDRPGTGLVELTFFLQQMINGVALGSLYGLIAIGYTMVYGIIRLINFAHGDVMMMGCYFAYFGILMFSLPWWASFVIAMALTAVLGVMMDKGAYVPVRNAPRISALITAIGVSFLLENLGLVVFGGRPKGFPTPEMFSEVYEVAGLMFPALVVWTPLLTLLILSAVLFIIYRTKTGRAMRCISHDMETTRLMGVDVNRIISITFAVGSAAAAAGGIMWAMRYPEINPLMGIIPGFKAFVAAVLGGIGNITGAMLGGLLLGVAEIMLVALMPELAGFRDAVAFGLLILILLFRPTGLMGTKLPD; translated from the coding sequence ATGGAACGATCGCCCCTCTTTTGTAAACGGGATCGACCGGGAACGGGCCTCGTGGAACTGACTTTTTTCCTCCAGCAGATGATCAACGGGGTGGCCCTGGGAAGCCTCTACGGGCTCATCGCTATCGGCTACACCATGGTCTACGGGATCATCCGGCTCATCAACTTCGCCCACGGCGACGTCATGATGATGGGATGCTACTTCGCGTACTTCGGCATCCTGATGTTCAGCCTGCCCTGGTGGGCTTCCTTCGTCATCGCGATGGCCCTCACCGCTGTCCTTGGCGTGATGATGGACAAGGGCGCCTACGTCCCGGTCCGCAACGCCCCCCGCATCTCGGCCCTCATCACGGCCATCGGCGTGTCCTTCCTGCTGGAGAACCTCGGGCTGGTGGTCTTCGGCGGGCGCCCGAAAGGGTTCCCGACCCCGGAGATGTTCAGCGAGGTCTACGAGGTCGCCGGCCTCATGTTCCCCGCCCTGGTCGTGTGGACCCCCCTGCTCACCCTGCTGATCCTCTCGGCCGTCCTGTTCATCATCTACCGGACGAAAACGGGGCGGGCGATGCGGTGCATCAGCCACGACATGGAGACGACGCGCCTGATGGGCGTCGACGTCAACCGGATCATTTCGATCACCTTCGCGGTGGGCTCCGCCGCGGCGGCGGCAGGCGGGATCATGTGGGCGATGCGCTACCCCGAGATCAACCCGCTCATGGGCATCATCCCCGGTTTCAAGGCCTTCGTGGCGGCCGTCCTCGGAGGCATCGGCAACATCACGGGCGCGATGCTGGGAGGGCTTCTCCTCGGCGTTGCGGAGATCATGCTCGTGGCCCTGATGCCCGAGCTGGCGGGCTTCCGCGACGCCGTGGCCTTCGGCCTGCTGATCCTCATCCTGCTCTTCCGCCCGACGGGGCTGATGGGGACGAAGCTGCCCGATTGA
- a CDS encoding ABC transporter substrate-binding protein gives MKMRHLVVALLVLGLAVSMPAPAFAQAKSETIKIGVFLPMTGGVAAYGQGSWQGIQFAREMKPTILGKKVELVLVDDKSDKIEAANAVTRLVEKEKVVAIIGSSISGNTMAGGPIAEKAGVPVVSPTATNPLVTQGKKYIFRVCFIDPFQGEMAAKYAYETLKKRRAALIIDKAQDYCVGLADFFEKNFTKLGGQIVAKTYCQTGDKDFTAQISAIKAKNPDVLYMPNYYTEVALAMKQAKDLGLNIPVLSGDGAQDKALIDIGKQYVEGLMFTGHFEKEAANTPLAKKFIPAYEKKYGKVGTFDVMGADAYFVLADAIERAKSTEGAKIRAALANTKNFKGISGTMTIGEDGNAIKSLVIVQVRGGDFRYVATVEPAGVAPEPKKAAPKKK, from the coding sequence ATGAAGATGAGACACCTGGTGGTCGCGTTGCTGGTCCTGGGCCTGGCCGTCTCGATGCCCGCGCCCGCGTTTGCCCAGGCGAAATCGGAGACGATCAAGATCGGCGTGTTTCTGCCCATGACGGGCGGCGTCGCCGCCTACGGCCAAGGTTCCTGGCAGGGCATTCAGTTCGCCCGCGAGATGAAGCCGACCATCCTAGGCAAGAAGGTCGAACTGGTCCTCGTCGACGACAAGAGCGACAAGATCGAGGCCGCCAATGCCGTCACACGGCTCGTGGAGAAGGAAAAGGTCGTGGCCATCATCGGTTCCTCCATCAGCGGCAACACCATGGCCGGCGGGCCCATCGCCGAGAAGGCCGGCGTCCCCGTCGTCTCCCCCACGGCCACCAACCCCCTCGTGACGCAGGGCAAGAAGTACATCTTCCGCGTCTGCTTTATCGACCCCTTCCAGGGGGAGATGGCCGCCAAGTATGCCTATGAGACGCTGAAAAAGCGCAGGGCCGCCCTCATCATCGACAAGGCCCAGGACTACTGCGTGGGCCTGGCCGACTTCTTCGAGAAGAACTTCACCAAGCTCGGCGGACAGATCGTCGCCAAGACCTACTGCCAGACCGGGGACAAGGACTTCACGGCCCAGATTTCCGCCATCAAGGCGAAGAACCCCGACGTGCTCTACATGCCCAACTACTACACGGAAGTCGCCCTGGCGATGAAGCAGGCCAAGGACCTAGGCCTGAACATCCCCGTGCTCTCCGGGGACGGCGCGCAGGACAAGGCCCTCATTGACATCGGCAAGCAGTACGTCGAGGGCCTGATGTTCACGGGCCACTTCGAGAAAGAGGCGGCCAACACCCCGCTGGCCAAGAAGTTCATCCCCGCCTACGAGAAGAAATACGGCAAGGTCGGGACGTTCGACGTCATGGGCGCGGATGCCTACTTCGTGCTGGCCGACGCGATCGAGCGCGCGAAATCGACGGAGGGCGCGAAGATCCGGGCGGCCCTGGCGAACACGAAAAACTTCAAGGGCATCTCCGGCACCATGACGATCGGCGAGGACGGCAACGCGATCAAGAGCCTTGTCATCGTCCAGGTCCGCGGGGGCGACTTCCGGTACGTGGCCACCGTCGAGCCGGCCGGCGTGGCGCCCGAGCCCAAGAAGGCGGCGCCGAAAAAGAAATAA
- a CDS encoding MATE family efflux transporter, with product MKKPQLDLRTEPVGPLLLKMSLPSITAMLVMAFYNFIDVFWLSRLGPQTIAAVTIAFPIQMLFSGFGVGTGVGAGSYAARMLGAGNTEKANRTAGQVIFLSFFIGAAVIVPGLAFHDTILRLFGATGEILPPAREYFIVYLFTIPFLVFMISAGNLLRAEGNPNYSMYVLSTAALLGAVLDPFLIFGWGPFPEMGIQGAAWAAGISQFAACALSLLLFAKPTSSYRIRRGHLAPDLPVIRSIYRVGVPAMVMNFVISLVLTFYNHILGGYGPAAVATLGIVFRIQGLVVWVLVGIGHGVMPLVGFNFGARLYRRLIETVHAAVKYAGALTVASCITFQVFADPLIRVFTQDPAVIAIAVPALRIFALSLPFAGANFTWISMFNGLGKGVISMSMLLMRDLILLIPLLLLFSMQFGLTGIWAAQPVANACLFLGALVLTRREFRSFPAAEK from the coding sequence ATGAAGAAACCGCAGCTCGATCTTCGCACCGAACCCGTCGGTCCGCTCCTCTTGAAAATGAGCCTGCCCTCCATCACGGCCATGCTGGTGATGGCCTTCTACAACTTCATCGACGTCTTCTGGCTGTCGCGCCTGGGGCCCCAGACCATCGCCGCCGTGACCATCGCCTTCCCGATCCAGATGCTCTTCAGCGGGTTCGGCGTCGGCACCGGAGTCGGGGCCGGCTCCTACGCGGCCCGGATGCTCGGCGCGGGCAACACCGAAAAGGCCAACCGGACGGCCGGGCAGGTCATCTTCCTGTCCTTTTTTATCGGCGCCGCGGTCATCGTCCCCGGGCTCGCCTTCCACGACACGATCCTGCGGCTCTTCGGCGCCACGGGGGAGATCCTCCCGCCGGCAAGGGAATATTTTATTGTCTATCTCTTCACCATCCCCTTTCTCGTCTTCATGATCTCCGCCGGCAATCTCCTCCGCGCCGAGGGCAACCCCAACTACTCCATGTACGTGCTCTCGACGGCGGCGCTGCTGGGGGCCGTGCTGGACCCTTTCCTCATCTTCGGCTGGGGGCCCTTCCCGGAGATGGGGATTCAGGGTGCGGCCTGGGCGGCGGGAATCTCGCAGTTCGCGGCCTGCGCGCTGTCGCTGCTGCTCTTCGCGAAGCCGACCTCGTCCTACCGCATCCGCAGGGGACACCTTGCGCCCGACCTTCCCGTCATCCGGTCCATCTACCGCGTGGGGGTCCCCGCGATGGTCATGAACTTCGTCATCAGCCTCGTGCTGACTTTCTACAATCACATCCTGGGCGGCTACGGGCCTGCTGCCGTTGCCACCCTGGGCATCGTCTTCCGCATACAGGGGCTCGTCGTCTGGGTGCTCGTGGGGATCGGCCACGGCGTGATGCCGCTTGTCGGCTTCAATTTCGGCGCCCGGCTCTACCGCCGGCTCATCGAGACGGTGCACGCCGCCGTGAAATACGCGGGGGCTCTCACCGTCGCGAGCTGCATCACCTTCCAGGTCTTCGCCGACCCGCTCATCCGCGTCTTCACGCAGGACCCCGCAGTCATCGCGATCGCCGTGCCGGCACTCCGCATCTTCGCCCTGTCCCTCCCCTTTGCGGGGGCGAACTTTACCTGGATCAGCATGTTCAACGGGCTCGGCAAGGGGGTCATCTCGATGTCCATGCTGCTGATGCGCGACCTGATCCTCCTCATCCCCCTTCTGCTCCTCTTCTCGATGCAGTTCGGGCTCACCGGGATCTGGGCGGCGCAGCCCGTGGCCAACGCCTGCCTCTTCCTCGGCGCGCTGGTTCTCACCCGCAGGGAGTTTCGGTCTTTCCCCGCGGCCGAGAAATAA
- a CDS encoding branched-chain amino acid ABC transporter permease, whose protein sequence is MDPNANRNLLLSVLATMLVLVLVQVAASHGTEYQIRILNNIAIFIVLAVSYNLVNGVTGQFSLAPNAFVALGAYTSALLTLTPAEKEISFIIEPCIWPLSVITTPFIVSLLAAGLVSAVLAFVMGFPVFRTRGDYLAIVTLGFGEVVRVIANNTQSITNGPLGLKGIAEYTTLWWSWGAAIVTVFLIARLIRSSYGMAMKAIKYDEAAAEAVGINTYWHKMLAFTTSGFFQGIGGGLLAHLITTISPTLFTFFLTFNLLIIIVMGGLGSTTGAIIAAVLFTWGGEWLRFVDEPMDLGFVEIPGIPGMRMVIFSCILIFIMIFARHGIMGTREFNWNWLCRKLGVGGRSR, encoded by the coding sequence ATGGACCCGAACGCCAACAGAAACCTTCTCCTCTCCGTCCTCGCGACCATGCTCGTGCTGGTCCTGGTGCAGGTTGCCGCCAGCCACGGCACGGAGTACCAGATCCGCATCCTCAACAACATCGCCATCTTCATCGTCCTTGCGGTGAGCTACAACCTCGTCAACGGCGTGACGGGGCAGTTTTCGCTCGCTCCCAACGCCTTCGTGGCCCTCGGGGCCTACACGTCGGCCCTGCTCACCCTGACGCCGGCGGAGAAGGAGATCTCCTTCATCATCGAACCCTGCATCTGGCCCCTGAGCGTGATCACGACCCCGTTCATCGTTTCGCTCCTGGCGGCGGGCCTGGTGTCGGCCGTGCTGGCGTTTGTCATGGGGTTCCCCGTGTTCCGCACGCGCGGGGACTACCTGGCCATCGTCACCTTGGGCTTCGGAGAGGTCGTCCGCGTCATCGCCAACAACACCCAGAGCATCACCAACGGGCCGCTCGGCCTGAAGGGGATCGCCGAGTACACGACGCTCTGGTGGTCGTGGGGCGCCGCCATCGTCACCGTCTTCCTCATCGCCCGGCTGATCCGCAGCAGTTACGGCATGGCCATGAAGGCCATCAAGTACGACGAGGCGGCGGCGGAGGCCGTGGGCATCAACACGTACTGGCACAAGATGCTCGCCTTCACGACGAGCGGCTTTTTCCAGGGCATCGGCGGGGGACTGCTGGCGCACCTGATCACGACGATCTCGCCCACGCTCTTCACCTTCTTCCTGACCTTCAACCTCCTCATCATCATCGTGATGGGGGGCCTCGGGAGCACGACGGGGGCCATCATCGCCGCCGTCCTCTTCACCTGGGGCGGCGAGTGGCTTCGATTCGTCGACGAGCCCATGGATCTCGGCTTCGTCGAGATCCCCGGCATCCCCGGCATGCGCATGGTCATCTTCTCGTGCATCCTGATCTTCATCATGATCTTCGCCCGCCACGGGATCATGGGGACGCGGGAATTCAACTGGAACTGGCTGTGCCGGAAACTCGGCGTCGGAGGTCGCTCCCGATGA
- a CDS encoding ABC transporter ATP-binding protein produces the protein MSVLSVEHLTMKFGGLVAVNDFNLELEKGEIVGLIGPNGAGKTTVFNMIAGYYVPTEGSIRFQGRAIQGLKANRITKAGIARTFQNIRLFSELSVIENVMIGYHCRIRSTFLGATLRLPLYRREERMMVEGAMRLLREVGLEDVAREKSTSLPYGKQRRLEIARALATGPRLLLLDEPAAGMNPSETQELLQLILRLRKDFDLTVFLIEHDMKFVMEICERIKVLDYGTTIAEGTPHEIQSNPRVIEAYLGEVQSA, from the coding sequence ATGAGCGTACTCTCGGTCGAACATCTCACGATGAAGTTCGGCGGCCTCGTGGCCGTCAACGACTTCAATCTCGAGCTCGAGAAGGGCGAGATCGTCGGTCTCATCGGCCCCAACGGCGCGGGCAAAACGACCGTCTTCAACATGATCGCCGGCTACTACGTGCCGACGGAAGGGTCGATCCGCTTCCAGGGCAGGGCGATCCAGGGCCTCAAGGCCAACCGGATCACCAAGGCCGGCATCGCCCGGACCTTCCAGAATATCCGCCTCTTCTCGGAACTCTCCGTCATCGAGAACGTCATGATCGGCTATCACTGCCGCATCCGGTCCACCTTCCTCGGCGCGACCCTGCGGCTCCCGCTCTACCGGCGCGAGGAGCGCATGATGGTCGAGGGGGCCATGAGGCTCCTGCGGGAAGTGGGGCTCGAGGACGTGGCCCGGGAGAAGTCCACCTCCCTGCCCTACGGGAAGCAGCGGAGGCTGGAGATCGCGCGGGCCCTGGCCACGGGGCCCCGCCTGCTGCTGCTCGACGAGCCCGCCGCCGGCATGAACCCCAGCGAGACGCAGGAACTGCTGCAGCTCATCCTGAGGCTCCGCAAGGATTTCGACCTCACGGTGTTTCTCATCGAGCACGACATGAAATTCGTCATGGAGATCTGCGAGCGGATCAAGGTCCTCGATTACGGCACCACCATCGCCGAGGGGACCCCGCACGAGATCCAGAGCAATCCCAGGGTCATCGAGGCCTACCTGGGGGAGGTGCAGAGTGCTTAG
- the miaA gene encoding tRNA (adenosine(37)-N6)-dimethylallyltransferase MiaA → MGNDKRDCNLIVILGPTASGKTRLAARLAARMGAELISADSRQVYRGMDIGTGKDLSEYVVDGIHVPYHLIDVADPGHLFSVFEFQQRFYACFREITARHRMPILVGGTGLYIESVLRGYRMPPAPEDAVLRGELAGKSTEELVSILRELNPALHNTTDLTGRERLVRAIEIAVQRAGPGSGDTIDRPGIVPLVIGIRWERAALRERITRRLKDRLGQGMIREVERLREAGVSWERLDEMGLEYRYVSLYLRGQMTYEEMFRTLNTRIHQFAKRQDTWFRGMERRGITIHWIEGADEAALRDIVTNPPLS, encoded by the coding sequence ATGGGTAACGACAAAAGAGACTGCAATCTCATCGTCATCCTCGGGCCCACGGCTTCGGGCAAGACGCGGCTTGCCGCGAGGCTTGCCGCACGGATGGGGGCCGAGCTGATCTCCGCCGACTCCCGCCAGGTCTACCGGGGCATGGACATCGGCACGGGCAAGGACCTCTCCGAGTACGTCGTCGACGGCATCCATGTCCCGTACCACCTCATCGACGTGGCCGATCCGGGGCATCTCTTCAGCGTCTTCGAGTTCCAGCAGCGGTTCTACGCGTGCTTCCGCGAGATCACGGCGCGTCACAGGATGCCGATCCTCGTCGGCGGAACGGGGCTCTACATCGAGTCGGTCCTACGGGGATACCGCATGCCCCCTGCCCCCGAGGACGCGGTGCTGAGAGGGGAACTGGCCGGGAAGAGCACGGAAGAACTCGTCTCGATTCTGCGCGAGTTGAACCCCGCCCTGCACAACACCACGGACCTCACGGGCCGGGAGCGTCTCGTCCGGGCCATCGAGATCGCCGTGCAGAGGGCAGGACCCGGCTCGGGGGACACGATCGACAGGCCGGGGATCGTGCCGCTCGTGATCGGCATCCGCTGGGAGAGGGCCGCCCTGCGCGAGAGGATCACCCGTCGTCTGAAGGACCGGTTGGGGCAGGGGATGATCAGGGAGGTCGAGCGGCTCCGGGAGGCGGGAGTGTCCTGGGAGCGTCTCGACGAGATGGGGCTCGAGTACCGGTACGTGAGCCTCTACCTGCGCGGCCAGATGACCTACGAGGAGATGTTCCGGACGCTCAACACCCGCATCCACCAGTTCGCCAAGCGCCAGGACACCTGGTTCCGGGGGATGGAGCGCCGGGGAATCACCATTCACTGGATAGAGGGGGCGGACGAGGCCGCGCTTCGGGATATCGTAACGAACCCCCCCCTTTCGTAA
- a CDS encoding ABC transporter ATP-binding protein: MLRVEGLDVHYGGIHALKGVTLHVPEEKIVTLVGANGAGKSTLLRAVCGLVPVTGGSIRYLGRVITGLPPHRIAREGIAMSPEGRRVFVNLSVYENLLMGAYGRDDRAGIERDVEWIFETFPRLLERRDQPAATLSGGEQQMLALGRALMSRPRLLLLDEPSLGLAPLLIREVFRVITKIHREGTTILLIEQNAMAALNVADYGYVLETGEIVLEGTGKDLLSDERVRKAYLGET, translated from the coding sequence GTGCTTAGGGTCGAGGGACTGGATGTCCACTACGGCGGGATCCACGCCCTGAAAGGCGTCACCCTCCACGTGCCGGAGGAGAAGATCGTGACCCTCGTGGGGGCCAACGGCGCCGGCAAGAGCACGCTGCTGCGGGCCGTATGCGGTCTCGTCCCCGTCACGGGCGGCTCGATCCGATACCTGGGCCGGGTCATCACCGGCCTTCCGCCGCACCGGATCGCCCGGGAAGGCATCGCCATGTCCCCCGAGGGCCGGCGCGTCTTCGTCAACCTCAGCGTGTACGAGAACCTGCTCATGGGGGCCTACGGACGCGATGACAGGGCGGGGATCGAGCGGGACGTCGAGTGGATCTTCGAGACCTTCCCCCGCCTGCTCGAGCGCCGGGACCAGCCGGCGGCGACGCTCTCGGGCGGAGAGCAGCAGATGCTCGCCCTCGGGCGCGCCCTCATGTCGAGGCCGAGGCTTCTTCTCCTGGACGAGCCCTCCCTGGGGCTCGCCCCCCTGCTGATCCGCGAGGTCTTCCGCGTGATCACGAAGATCCACCGGGAGGGCACCACGATCCTGCTCATCGAGCAGAACGCCATGGCGGCCCTGAACGTGGCCGATTACGGGTACGTGCTCGAAACGGGCGAGATCGTGCTCGAAGGCACGGGCAAGGACCTGCTCAGCGACGAGCGGGTGCGAAAGGCCTACCTGGGCGAAACGTAG
- a CDS encoding thiamine-monophosphate kinase: MTEDDFLEALFKRMPHPPGELVIPPGDDCAGFRSADGSLLLIAVDQVVEGRHFAEEGPFAASPQQVGRKLLARNLSDIAAMGGTPLYCLSAVALGGRHDAAWLDRFFDGMLELCRRWDTHLVGGDLARGAGRTVASLTIVGRADERQVVRRTGARDGDGFWATGVFGRSFPTGHHLDFEPRVREGRWLAGQGLAGAMIDVSDGLLIDAGRLCRASGVALFLDAQSVPRRTAETTLEEALTDGEDYELLFAVPKEKEGRLRRDWPFRDLPLTRLGELRYSASPGVFDRVGSPLAVRGPRGFDHFSR, translated from the coding sequence ATGACCGAAGACGACTTCCTAGAGGCCCTGTTCAAGCGCATGCCCCACCCGCCGGGCGAGCTGGTGATCCCGCCCGGTGATGACTGCGCCGGCTTCCGCTCGGCCGACGGCAGCCTCCTGCTCATCGCCGTGGACCAGGTTGTCGAGGGGCGCCACTTCGCAGAAGAGGGGCCTTTCGCGGCATCCCCGCAACAGGTCGGCCGAAAGCTCCTGGCCCGCAACTTGAGCGACATCGCCGCCATGGGGGGTACACCCCTCTACTGCCTCAGCGCCGTGGCCCTGGGAGGCCGCCATGATGCTGCGTGGCTCGATCGTTTCTTCGACGGGATGCTCGAGCTGTGCCGCCGCTGGGACACCCACCTCGTCGGAGGCGACCTGGCCCGGGGCGCCGGGAGAACCGTGGCGAGCCTGACCATCGTCGGCCGTGCCGACGAGAGGCAGGTCGTTCGACGCACAGGCGCGAGGGACGGGGACGGTTTCTGGGCGACGGGGGTATTCGGCCGTTCCTTCCCGACGGGGCATCATCTCGATTTCGAGCCGCGGGTTCGGGAAGGCCGGTGGCTCGCCGGTCAGGGGCTTGCCGGGGCGATGATCGACGTGAGCGACGGGCTGCTGATCGACGCGGGGCGCCTCTGCCGTGCCTCGGGCGTGGCGCTCTTTCTCGATGCGCAGTCCGTCCCGAGGCGCACCGCGGAGACAACCTTGGAGGAAGCCCTCACGGACGGCGAGGATTACGAGCTGCTGTTTGCCGTGCCGAAAGAGAAGGAGGGACGACTGAGGCGGGACTGGCCTTTTCGGGACCTCCCCCTGACGAGGCTCGGCGAGTTACGGTACTCGGCATCCCCCGGCGTCTTCGATCGGGTCGGCTCCCCCCTCGCGGTGAGGGGCCCGCGGGGCTTTGATCATTTCAGCCGGTGA
- a CDS encoding FAD-dependent oxidoreductase yields MDYLFSPIRVGSLTLRNRIVMPAMHLGYCNDRGEVTDRLVAFYEERARGGAALLFVGGCPIDRYATSMQEMIGIGDDRFLPGLARLTAAVHSHGALVAAQLFHGGRYVRSAMIGRQPIAPSPIASSITREVPREMTLDDIQDTIANFAQAAVRAKKAGFDAVEVLAGTGYLISEFFSPLTNHRTDDYGGSPDRRMRFGIEVAWAIREAVGPDYTVIFRIAGHDFMAGGNTNKEAARFAHMLEQHGVDAFSVTGGWHETAVPQITMDVPRGAFVHLASGVKAAVTRPVIACNRINDPALADRILRDGRADLVGLARALLADPEFPAKAMTGRAKEIVPCIACNQGCLDRIFNMEPVECLVNPRAGREFEVPPVRKAETPKKVMVVGGGPAGLSAARTAAQAGHAVTLYEKSPRLGGQVLLAAAAEERREMGAFLEPFAEQARAAGAVIRTGVEVGEDLVRAERPDVVILATGGEPLCPPIPSTADEKVEYAWDVLAGKAVTGKSVVVIGGGAVGIETALCLAKIGTIDAETLLFLFLNKAEEPDRLREYATRGVKSVAIVEMLDRAGADIGLTTRWIALRQLQQHGVRVMTHTKAVEITPQGLWVEKKEGRELIPCDTVVMACGTVPVNPLEEKLRGAVERIIVVGDAKKARKAYEAVHEAFFAAREL; encoded by the coding sequence ATGGACTATCTCTTTTCTCCCATCCGGGTCGGGTCGCTGACGCTCAGGAACCGCATCGTCATGCCCGCCATGCATCTCGGGTACTGCAACGACCGCGGCGAGGTGACGGACCGCCTCGTGGCTTTCTACGAGGAGCGCGCCCGGGGCGGGGCGGCCCTTCTGTTCGTCGGCGGCTGCCCGATCGACCGGTACGCCACGAGCATGCAGGAGATGATCGGCATCGGCGATGACCGATTCCTCCCGGGGCTGGCGAGGCTCACGGCGGCCGTGCACAGCCACGGCGCCCTCGTCGCGGCCCAGCTGTTCCACGGCGGACGCTACGTCCGGTCGGCCATGATCGGCCGGCAGCCCATCGCACCCTCCCCCATCGCCTCGTCCATCACCCGGGAAGTCCCCCGGGAGATGACCCTGGACGATATCCAGGACACGATCGCCAACTTCGCGCAGGCCGCCGTCCGCGCCAAGAAGGCGGGCTTCGACGCCGTAGAGGTGCTGGCGGGCACGGGCTACCTGATCTCGGAATTCTTCTCGCCCCTGACCAACCACCGCACCGACGACTACGGCGGCAGCCCCGACAGGCGCATGCGCTTCGGCATCGAGGTGGCCTGGGCGATCCGCGAGGCCGTGGGCCCCGATTACACTGTCATCTTCCGCATCGCGGGCCACGATTTCATGGCGGGCGGAAACACCAACAAGGAAGCCGCCCGGTTTGCCCACATGCTTGAGCAGCACGGCGTCGACGCCTTCAGCGTCACCGGCGGCTGGCACGAGACGGCGGTCCCCCAGATCACGATGGATGTCCCCCGGGGAGCCTTCGTCCACCTGGCAAGCGGCGTGAAGGCGGCCGTCACCCGGCCTGTCATCGCGTGCAACCGGATCAATGACCCGGCCCTGGCCGATCGCATCCTCCGGGACGGCCGCGCCGACCTCGTGGGATTGGCCAGGGCGCTGCTGGCGGACCCCGAGTTCCCCGCCAAGGCCATGACCGGACGGGCAAAGGAGATCGTCCCCTGCATCGCCTGCAACCAGGGCTGCCTCGACAGGATCTTCAACATGGAGCCCGTCGAGTGCCTCGTCAATCCCAGGGCAGGACGCGAGTTCGAAGTCCCGCCCGTGCGGAAAGCCGAAACGCCGAAAAAGGTCATGGTCGTCGGGGGCGGGCCCGCGGGGCTCTCGGCGGCCCGCACGGCCGCACAGGCAGGCCACGCGGTGACGCTCTACGAGAAGAGTCCCCGCCTCGGCGGGCAGGTGCTTCTGGCGGCCGCCGCCGAGGAGCGCCGCGAGATGGGGGCGTTCCTCGAGCCCTTCGCCGAACAGGCGAGGGCCGCCGGGGCCGTCATCCGGACGGGCGTGGAGGTCGGCGAGGATCTCGTGCGGGCCGAGAGGCCCGACGTGGTCATCCTGGCTACGGGCGGGGAGCCCCTCTGTCCCCCCATCCCCTCGACGGCGGATGAAAAGGTGGAATACGCATGGGACGTGCTGGCCGGAAAGGCCGTCACGGGCAAGAGCGTCGTGGTGATCGGCGGGGGGGCTGTCGGGATCGAGACCGCCCTGTGTCTCGCCAAGATCGGCACCATTGACGCCGAGACCCTCCTGTTCCTGTTCCTCAACAAGGCCGAGGAGCCCGACCGCCTGAGGGAATACGCCACCCGGGGCGTGAAAAGCGTCGCAATCGTCGAGATGCTCGACCGCGCAGGGGCCGACATCGGTCTGACGACGCGCTGGATCGCGCTGCGCCAGCTGCAGCAGCACGGGGTCCGCGTCATGACGCACACCAAGGCCGTGGAGATAACGCCGCAGGGCCTCTGGGTGGAGAAGAAGGAGGGCCGCGAGCTGATTCCCTGCGACACCGTCGTGATGGCCTGCGGAACCGTTCCTGTGAACCCCCTCGAGGAGAAGCTGCGGGGCGCAGTCGAACGCATTATCGTGGTGGGCGACGCGAAGAAGGCGCGCAAGGCCTACGAGGCCGTCCACGAGGCATTCTTTGCGGCGCGGGAGCTGTGA